One stretch of Novosphingobium pentaromativorans US6-1 DNA includes these proteins:
- a CDS encoding DUF305 domain-containing protein, which produces MADNHNADQQQHQGGGGNYWRFMAMVATSTAIMFGLMYLNTYELDHVFWSETRFWMTFVMGGMMMIVMLLFMWGMYKDKTKNFIILGVGALVFAVALWLVRSQATVNDEEYMSAMIPHHSIAIMTSARAEITDPRVRKLADSIIEAQVKEIAEMKLLIEDIERNGEMGDGTPLPARTTDLTPELLQEAEQAVERPISPEVRDEVTTRE; this is translated from the coding sequence ATGGCCGACAACCACAATGCGGATCAACAGCAGCACCAGGGCGGTGGGGGCAATTACTGGCGCTTCATGGCGATGGTGGCGACGTCGACCGCGATCATGTTCGGCCTGATGTATCTAAACACATACGAGCTTGATCATGTGTTCTGGAGCGAGACGCGCTTCTGGATGACGTTCGTCATGGGCGGCATGATGATGATCGTCATGCTCCTCTTCATGTGGGGCATGTACAAGGACAAGACCAAGAACTTCATCATCCTGGGCGTAGGCGCGCTGGTCTTTGCGGTGGCGCTGTGGCTGGTCCGCAGCCAGGCGACCGTCAACGACGAAGAGTACATGTCGGCTATGATCCCTCACCATTCGATCGCAATCATGACGAGTGCGCGGGCTGAGATCACCGATCCGCGTGTTCGCAAGTTGGCGGACTCGATCATTGAGGCTCAGGTCAAAGAAATTGCAGAGATGAAGTTGCTGATCGAAGACATCGAAAGGAACGGTGAGATGGGCGACGGCACGCCACTCCCCGCGCGGACGACCGATCTCACACCAGAGCTATTGCAGGAAGCCGAACAGGCGGTCGAGCGTCCTATCAGCCCGGAGGTGCGCGACGAGGTTACGACGCGCGAATAG
- a CDS encoding ion channel gives MIAATAIGITLFLVSLTLHLVMLRFAKRVSPPGMSPAALRLTGGSLLVLLSHMLVAVVFAVGFAWAASLGLGGFAKEPAMSAMDYYYFALITVTTVGLGDIYPTDHLRVIAGIASLTGFILISCTAQYVYKTMSQQED, from the coding sequence ATGATCGCGGCAACGGCAATCGGAATAACACTCTTCCTGGTATCACTGACCTTGCATTTGGTCATGTTGCGATTTGCGAAGAGGGTGTCGCCTCCCGGCATGTCGCCAGCCGCCTTGAGACTGACGGGAGGATCTCTGCTCGTTCTCCTCAGCCACATGCTGGTTGCTGTGGTGTTCGCAGTCGGATTTGCCTGGGCCGCTTCGCTCGGGCTTGGCGGGTTTGCCAAGGAGCCCGCCATGTCGGCCATGGATTACTATTACTTCGCCCTGATCACCGTGACGACAGTGGGCTTGGGCGACATCTATCCGACCGATCACCTGAGGGTGATTGCGGGCATCGCGTCGCTGACAGGTTTCATCCTGATCAGCTGCACAGCCCAGTACGTATACAAGACGATGAGCCAACAGGAGGATTGA